From Desulfuromonas soudanensis, the proteins below share one genomic window:
- the hcp gene encoding hydroxylamine reductase, translating to MFCYQCEQAAQGTGCTVVGVCGKQPDVAALQDLIVWGLKGLGFWADLARKKGAIDREIDVFMIEALFSTVTNVDFDPESLGKVVRQTAAMREKARALFEKANGAPFAGTVPEGAAPWVPKTTLSDLVEEGRKHPVKDPSLDPDIHSVQQILIYGCKGMAAYADHAHILGKDDDGIYAFIHRAMGSTLDRSLGLMDFVGLAMECGKVNIECTGLLNQAHVEHYQAATPTKVNLGTRAGKAILVSGHDMKMLEELLKQTAGKGIHIYTHVEMLPAHGYPGLKKYPHLAGNYGGAWQDQGKEFQNFPGAMIFNTNCIQRPAESYKDRLFTWGRVKWPGVRHIDGWDFSAVIDKALASPGFEEKPGQEITVGFGHQAVLGVADKVIEAVKTGAIRRFFVIGGCDGAKTGRNYYTRFAEQLPKDTVILTLACGKYRFNKLQLGDIGGIPRLLDVGQCNDAYSAVQIALALAGAFKCGVNDLPLSIVLSWYEQKAVVVLLSLLSLGIRNIKLGPSLPAFITPNVLSFLVDKFNIGPIGSVEEDMAQMLG from the coding sequence ATGTTCTGTTACCAGTGCGAGCAGGCCGCCCAGGGAACCGGCTGCACCGTCGTCGGCGTCTGCGGCAAACAGCCCGACGTCGCAGCCCTGCAGGATCTCATCGTCTGGGGGCTCAAGGGCCTGGGATTCTGGGCCGATCTGGCGCGGAAGAAGGGGGCGATCGATCGGGAAATCGACGTCTTCATGATCGAGGCCCTCTTCTCCACCGTGACCAATGTCGACTTCGACCCCGAGAGCCTGGGCAAGGTGGTGCGTCAGACCGCGGCGATGCGGGAGAAGGCCCGTGCCCTCTTCGAAAAGGCCAATGGCGCCCCCTTTGCCGGAACCGTCCCCGAGGGGGCCGCCCCCTGGGTGCCGAAGACGACCCTTTCAGATCTGGTGGAGGAGGGGAGGAAACATCCGGTGAAGGATCCGAGCCTCGATCCCGATATCCATTCGGTCCAGCAGATCCTCATCTACGGGTGCAAGGGGATGGCCGCCTACGCCGACCACGCCCACATTCTCGGCAAGGACGACGACGGAATCTATGCCTTTATTCACCGGGCGATGGGCAGCACCCTCGACCGTTCCCTGGGGCTGATGGATTTCGTCGGCCTGGCCATGGAGTGCGGCAAGGTCAACATCGAATGCACCGGCCTCCTCAACCAGGCCCATGTGGAGCATTATCAGGCCGCGACCCCGACGAAGGTCAATCTCGGCACCCGCGCCGGCAAGGCGATCCTGGTTTCCGGGCATGACATGAAGATGCTCGAGGAACTCCTCAAACAAACGGCCGGCAAGGGGATCCATATCTACACCCATGTGGAGATGCTCCCGGCCCACGGCTATCCCGGGCTCAAGAAATACCCCCATCTGGCCGGCAACTACGGCGGCGCCTGGCAGGACCAGGGCAAGGAGTTCCAGAATTTCCCCGGGGCGATGATCTTCAACACCAACTGCATCCAGCGTCCCGCGGAAAGCTACAAGGATCGGCTCTTCACCTGGGGGCGGGTGAAGTGGCCGGGGGTCCGGCATATCGACGGCTGGGACTTTTCCGCCGTCATCGACAAGGCCCTGGCCTCCCCCGGTTTCGAGGAGAAGCCCGGCCAGGAGATCACCGTCGGTTTCGGCCACCAGGCGGTTCTCGGCGTCGCCGACAAGGTCATCGAGGCGGTGAAAACCGGGGCGATCCGCCGCTTCTTCGTCATCGGCGGCTGCGACGGCGCCAAGACCGGGCGCAACTACTACACCCGTTTTGCCGAGCAGCTGCCGAAGGACACGGTGATCCTCACCCTGGCCTGCGGCAAATACCGCTTCAACAAGCTCCAACTCGGCGATATCGGCGGCATCCCCCGGCTTCTCGACGTCGGACAGTGCAACGACGCCTATTCGGCGGTGCAGATCGCCCTGGCTCTGGCCGGCGCCTTCAAATGCGGCGTCAACGATCTCCCCCTCTCCATCGTCCTTTCCTGGTACGAGCAGAAGGCGGTGGTGGTCCTTCTCTCCCTACTCTCCCTGGGGATCCGCAACATCAAGCTCGGACCGAGCCTGCCGGCCTTCATCACTCCCAACGTCCTCAGTTTCCTGGTCGACAAGTTCAACATCGGCCCGATCGGCTCCGTCGAGGAGGACATGGCGCAGATGCTCGGCTGA
- a CDS encoding ComF family protein, whose amino-acid sequence MVFLRRLRHEVTGLIQLFLPPSCPLCARELTGFDGARLCTDCREQIPPLSASRCPRCALPYAGETGSSHLCEPCIRSTPPFTAVSALGAYEGTLRHAVHRFKYRGELNLDRPLGEMLAEALRPLCDEWRPDLLVPVPLHPRRLRQRSYNQALLLARELGKNLSIPVASRLLQRRRPTPPQRGLPARIRCHNLRGAFALERPLAGERILLVDDVMTTGATASECTRTLLAGGGGEVAVAVLGRARRHH is encoded by the coding sequence ATGGTATTTCTGCGGCGCCTGCGTCATGAAGTGACCGGATTGATCCAGCTCTTTCTCCCCCCCTCCTGCCCCCTCTGCGCCCGGGAGCTGACCGGTTTCGACGGCGCACGGCTCTGCACCGACTGCCGGGAGCAAATCCCCCCCCTCTCCGCGTCCCGCTGTCCCCGCTGCGCCCTCCCCTATGCCGGAGAAACCGGTTCGAGCCATCTCTGCGAACCCTGCATCCGCAGCACTCCGCCCTTTACCGCCGTCTCGGCCCTCGGCGCCTACGAGGGGACGCTGCGCCACGCCGTTCACCGGTTCAAGTATCGCGGGGAGCTCAACCTCGACCGCCCCCTCGGGGAAATGCTCGCCGAGGCCCTCCGGCCGCTCTGCGACGAGTGGCGCCCCGACCTGCTCGTCCCGGTCCCCCTCCATCCCCGGCGCCTCCGCCAGCGCAGCTATAACCAGGCGCTCCTCCTGGCCCGGGAACTCGGCAAAAACCTTTCCATTCCCGTCGCTTCGCGACTGCTGCAGCGCCGCCGCCCGACCCCGCCGCAGCGGGGGTTGCCGGCCCGAATCCGCTGTCACAACCTCCGGGGAGCCTTTGCCCTCGAGCGCCCCTTGGCTGGGGAGCGGATCCTCCTCGTCGACGATGTGATGACCACCGGCGCCACCGCCAGCGAATGCACCCGCACCCTCCTCGCCGGGGGAGGGGGCGAAGTCGCCGTCGCCGTCCTCGGCCGCGCCCGGCGCCACCACTGA
- a CDS encoding lipopolysaccharide assembly protein LapA domain-containing protein — protein sequence MTLMSLLLLVILFLVFFIYFSGLNPQDITIYYLPDHEFTYSVAIVVVVCVLAGLILGYSAHVYSVLAHLARHWKHDRQEKKAREVAAIYREGVGRLLSGDIKKAHALLQKALDRDPLRVETYIALANVRLQEGEAQEGVNLLLKAKNLEPKSLEVLFKLASAYEESRQDEEALQTYQSILSIESNNRKALRSLRDLHLRNERWQQALEMQKRILKVGPGSNRIEEEKKMLLSLRYEVARITLSEGKTEEARAVFQEISQQAPEFTPALVSLGDALVADNRQEEAARVWQEGYKSLGKSIFLSRLEDLYMDAEDPASLLTFYRNALVEKSDDLMLRLFFGKFCLRLEMVDEALEQLETVESSGIEFPQLHLLLAEAHRRRRRTEEAIKEYKKALGVNNRLPLGYVCESCGERLDEWQSRCQECGTWGSYSLADRHTIRNARPLEVREIHHGQREAWNEE from the coding sequence ATGACCCTCATGTCCCTCTTGCTGTTGGTCATCCTTTTTCTGGTCTTCTTCATCTACTTTTCCGGACTCAATCCCCAGGACATCACCATTTACTATCTCCCGGACCACGAGTTCACCTACTCGGTGGCCATCGTCGTCGTCGTCTGCGTCCTTGCCGGCCTGATTCTCGGCTACAGCGCTCACGTCTACAGCGTCCTGGCCCACCTGGCCCGGCACTGGAAGCATGACCGCCAGGAGAAAAAAGCCCGGGAAGTGGCGGCCATCTATCGCGAAGGGGTCGGCCGCCTTCTCTCCGGCGACATCAAGAAAGCCCACGCCCTGCTGCAGAAGGCCCTCGACCGCGACCCTCTACGGGTCGAGACCTACATTGCCCTGGCCAACGTCCGGCTCCAGGAAGGCGAGGCGCAGGAGGGAGTCAACCTTCTGCTCAAGGCGAAGAATCTCGAACCGAAAAGCCTCGAGGTCCTCTTTAAACTGGCCAGCGCCTACGAAGAGAGCCGGCAGGACGAGGAAGCCCTGCAGACCTACCAGTCCATTCTCTCCATCGAGAGCAACAACCGAAAGGCGCTCCGCAGCCTCCGCGACCTCCACCTGCGCAACGAGCGCTGGCAGCAGGCCCTCGAAATGCAGAAACGGATTCTGAAGGTCGGACCCGGGAGCAACCGCATCGAGGAGGAGAAAAAGATGCTCCTCTCCCTCCGTTACGAGGTGGCCCGCATCACCCTCAGCGAAGGGAAAACCGAGGAGGCCCGCGCCGTCTTTCAGGAGATCTCCCAGCAGGCCCCCGAATTCACCCCGGCACTGGTTTCCCTCGGCGACGCCCTGGTGGCCGACAACCGCCAGGAAGAGGCGGCCCGGGTATGGCAGGAGGGGTACAAATCCCTCGGCAAGAGCATCTTCCTTTCCCGCCTCGAGGATCTCTACATGGACGCCGAAGACCCCGCATCCCTCCTCACCTTCTACCGCAACGCCCTGGTGGAAAAGAGCGACGACCTGATGCTGCGCCTCTTCTTCGGCAAGTTCTGCCTGCGTCTGGAGATGGTCGACGAGGCCCTGGAGCAGCTCGAGACCGTGGAGAGCAGCGGCATCGAGTTCCCCCAGCTCCACCTCCTGCTCGCCGAGGCCCACCGCCGACGGCGCCGCACCGAAGAAGCGATCAAGGAATACAAGAAGGCTCTCGGCGTCAACAACCGCCTCCCTCTCGGCTATGTCTGCGAATCCTGCGGCGAGCGCCTTGACGAATGGCAGAGCCGCTGCCAGGAGTGCGGCACCTGGGGGAGCTACAGCCTCGCCGACCGCCATACGATCCGCAACGCCCGGCCCCTCGAGGTTCGCGAAATTCACCACGGCCAGAGGGAAGCATGGAACGAGGAGTGA
- the nadD gene encoding nicotinate-nucleotide adenylyltransferase yields the protein MKTGILGGTFNPPHLAHLRIAEEVLEACALDQVLFIPAGAPPHKATADDVPFAHRLEMVRLAIAGNPAFAVSNIEGLRPGKSYSVHTLDILRGERPDDDFYFIIGMDSFRDLPLWKDYRRLFELTNLVVAARPGVAVTDPLTLLPVAIRNEFCYDVPSKTLHHCGGCRIIFLEETFLDISSTRIRRLTAAGRSVRYLVPEAVADYIAIHSLYGGPERS from the coding sequence ATGAAAACAGGGATTCTCGGAGGAACCTTCAACCCGCCTCACCTCGCCCATCTGCGGATCGCCGAGGAGGTGCTGGAAGCCTGCGCCCTGGACCAGGTCCTCTTCATCCCCGCCGGCGCCCCGCCCCACAAGGCGACCGCCGACGATGTCCCCTTCGCCCATCGCCTGGAGATGGTCCGGCTGGCCATCGCCGGCAATCCGGCCTTTGCCGTCAGCAACATCGAGGGGCTCCGTCCAGGAAAAAGCTATTCGGTCCACACCCTGGATATTCTCCGGGGCGAGCGCCCCGACGACGACTTTTATTTCATTATCGGCATGGACTCCTTCCGGGACCTCCCCCTCTGGAAGGACTACCGCCGTCTCTTCGAGCTGACCAATCTGGTGGTGGCGGCCCGCCCCGGGGTCGCCGTGACCGACCCACTCACGCTCCTTCCCGTTGCCATCCGGAATGAGTTCTGCTATGATGTCCCGTCAAAAACCCTCCATCACTGCGGAGGTTGCCGGATTATTTTTCTCGAGGAGACGTTTCTCGACATCTCCTCGACCCGCATCCGCCGCCTGACCGCCGCGGGACGCTCGGTTCGTTACCTGGTCCCCGAAGCGGTCGCAGACTATATTGCCATCCACAGCCTCTATGGGGGCCCCGAAAGGTCATAA
- a CDS encoding TraR/DksA family transcriptional regulator, producing MDEQELKQVKKTLLQMRKELTQGVNDSCAASLEFGQDGVPDIGDMSSNAYSREVLLNLSENQRLRIRDIDAALDRLANGEYGICARCEEEIPPRRLEVRPFSRYCVDCKTDIEKFGE from the coding sequence ATGGACGAGCAAGAACTGAAGCAGGTCAAAAAGACCCTGCTGCAGATGCGCAAAGAATTGACGCAGGGGGTCAACGATTCCTGCGCCGCCTCCCTGGAATTCGGTCAGGACGGCGTCCCCGATATCGGCGACATGTCCTCCAACGCCTACAGCCGGGAAGTCCTCCTCAACCTGAGTGAAAACCAGCGTCTGCGCATTCGCGACATCGACGCCGCCCTCGACCGGCTGGCCAATGGCGAATACGGCATCTGTGCCCGCTGCGAGGAAGAGATCCCCCCGCGACGCCTGGAGGTCCGCCCCTTCTCCCGCTACTGCGTCGACTGCAAGACCGACATCGAAAAATTCGGCGAATAG
- a CDS encoding ATP-binding protein: protein MNDIRHILSLDKVLQTIPSGLFLVDLDQRIVSWNREAERITGYAADEVLGKHCSVLKGIPCGSTCGLFNDALPKPIIGVTCSIRTKNDERIIISKNVDYLRDARGEIVGGIESFIDITRRKHLELQLRHHARDLEETVKLRTAELEEERARLGTVLDTMSDFAYITSGDYRIIFMNRAMIEIFGDHTGKSCHLGFYGSEDICPRCPMPQIDEGGTVREERHLDINDRTYEIIHTPLQAGNGSTHKLSVFRDITERKEAERKLLESNRELDAFTYTVSHDLRTPLTPIIGFAEFLQEEYRESLDEKGMKILAEIQEQGERMLALMEDLLTLARVGKIERGAEAVDTAAVVAEVLDLLSTDINGKGARITLSALPPATVPATLLSQVFSNLIGNALRYAVDVDPRIEIGGERDGERLRYYVRDHGPGIAAEERPRIFDAFYRGSAAKAKKGTGIGLAIVRKTARLFGGRAWIEETPGGGSTFWVEFTDPPPD, encoded by the coding sequence GTGAACGATATCCGCCATATCCTATCCCTCGACAAGGTCCTGCAGACCATTCCCAGCGGTCTCTTCCTCGTCGACCTCGACCAGCGCATCGTCTCCTGGAACCGCGAAGCCGAACGGATCACCGGCTATGCCGCCGACGAGGTCCTCGGGAAGCACTGCTCGGTCCTCAAGGGGATCCCCTGCGGCAGCACCTGCGGCCTTTTCAACGACGCCCTCCCCAAACCGATCATCGGCGTCACCTGCTCCATCCGGACCAAAAACGACGAGCGCATTATCATCTCGAAAAATGTCGACTACCTGCGCGACGCCAGGGGGGAGATCGTCGGCGGCATCGAATCGTTCATCGACATCACCCGGCGCAAACATCTCGAATTGCAGCTGCGCCACCATGCCCGGGACCTCGAAGAGACGGTGAAGCTCCGCACTGCCGAACTCGAGGAAGAACGGGCCAGACTCGGAACGGTTCTCGACACCATGAGCGATTTCGCCTACATCACCTCCGGCGATTACCGAATTATCTTCATGAACCGGGCGATGATCGAAATCTTCGGCGACCATACCGGGAAATCTTGCCACCTCGGTTTTTACGGGAGCGAAGACATCTGTCCCCGCTGCCCGATGCCGCAGATTGACGAGGGGGGAACCGTTCGGGAAGAGCGCCATCTCGACATCAACGACCGCACCTACGAAATCATCCATACCCCCCTGCAGGCGGGAAACGGTTCGACCCACAAACTCTCCGTCTTCCGGGACATCACCGAGCGCAAGGAAGCCGAGAGGAAGCTGCTGGAATCCAATCGCGAACTCGACGCCTTCACCTACACCGTATCCCACGACCTGCGCACCCCCCTGACCCCCATCATCGGTTTCGCCGAATTTCTCCAGGAAGAATACCGGGAGAGCCTCGATGAAAAGGGGATGAAGATCCTCGCCGAGATTCAGGAGCAGGGGGAGCGCATGCTGGCGCTGATGGAAGACCTCCTCACCCTGGCCCGGGTGGGGAAGATCGAACGCGGTGCCGAAGCGGTCGATACGGCAGCGGTCGTCGCCGAGGTGCTCGATCTCCTCAGTACCGACATCAACGGCAAGGGGGCACGGATCACCCTGTCGGCGCTGCCGCCGGCGACCGTCCCGGCGACCCTCCTTTCCCAGGTCTTTTCCAACCTGATCGGCAACGCCCTGCGCTACGCCGTCGACGTCGATCCGCGCATCGAGATCGGCGGCGAGCGGGACGGGGAGCGCCTGCGCTATTATGTCCGCGACCACGGCCCGGGGATCGCCGCCGAAGAACGTCCGCGGATCTTCGACGCCTTCTACCGCGGTTCCGCCGCCAAAGCCAAAAAGGGGACGGGGATCGGCCTGGCCATCGTCCGCAAGACCGCCCGCCTCTTCGGCGGCCGGGCCTGGATCGAAGAGACTCCGGGGGGAGGGAGCACCTTCTGGGTGGAGTTCACCGACCCTCCCCCGGATTGA
- the gpmI gene encoding 2,3-bisphosphoglycerate-independent phosphoglycerate mutase: MKGPVALVILDGWGINDSCEHNAACQAETPHLRGLFRDYPTTTLRASGLDVGLPEGQMGNSEVGHLNIGSGRIIYQDLTRISKSIEDGDFFTNPALTKVMDETRKGGGKLHLMGLLSDGGVHSHITHLYALVELARRHDLADVCIHAFLDGRDTPPKSGAGYLEELEARLAELGLGRVATVTGRFYAMDRDNRWDRVERAWRTLTLGEGEVFSSSREAIAAAYAADQNDEFVEPRVIRPAGAPAATISDGDGMIFFNFRSDRAREITRAFTDPDFSGFPRDRVPALAGFVCMSEYDETFDLPVAFASESYPRILGEVVAEAGCTQLRIAETEKYAHVTFFFNGGSEVPFPGEERMLIPSPQEVSTYDQKPEMSAPAVTDEVVRRVASGSYDLIVLNFANPDMVGHTGVFPAALAAMATVDACVARVVDAVLKAGGRLLITSDHGNCEQMADAEGEPHTAHTANPVPLILVDPRRRGTRLRSGILADIAPTILELMGLDKPAEMTGRSLLHD; encoded by the coding sequence GTGAAAGGGCCCGTCGCCCTCGTCATTCTCGACGGCTGGGGGATCAACGACTCCTGCGAGCACAACGCCGCCTGCCAGGCCGAGACACCGCACCTCCGGGGGCTGTTTCGCGACTATCCGACCACGACCCTGCGCGCCTCGGGACTCGACGTCGGCCTCCCCGAGGGACAGATGGGGAACTCGGAGGTCGGCCACCTCAACATCGGCAGCGGACGCATCATCTACCAGGACCTGACGCGGATCAGCAAGAGCATCGAGGACGGCGATTTTTTTACCAATCCCGCCCTCACCAAGGTCATGGACGAGACCCGCAAGGGGGGAGGGAAACTCCACCTGATGGGACTCCTTTCCGACGGCGGCGTTCACTCCCACATCACCCACCTCTACGCCCTGGTGGAACTCGCCCGCCGCCATGATCTGGCCGATGTCTGCATCCACGCCTTTCTCGACGGCCGCGACACGCCGCCGAAGAGCGGCGCCGGCTATCTCGAAGAACTCGAGGCCCGACTGGCCGAACTCGGTCTCGGCCGGGTGGCGACGGTGACCGGGCGCTTCTACGCCATGGACCGCGACAACCGCTGGGACCGGGTGGAACGGGCCTGGCGGACCCTGACTCTCGGCGAAGGAGAGGTCTTTTCCTCCAGCAGGGAGGCGATCGCAGCCGCCTATGCCGCAGACCAGAACGATGAATTCGTCGAGCCGAGGGTCATCCGGCCCGCAGGCGCTCCCGCCGCGACGATTTCGGACGGCGACGGAATGATCTTCTTCAACTTCCGCTCCGACCGCGCCCGGGAAATCACCCGGGCCTTCACCGATCCGGATTTCTCCGGGTTCCCCCGGGACCGGGTTCCGGCCCTTGCGGGCTTCGTCTGCATGAGCGAATACGACGAGACCTTCGACCTTCCCGTCGCCTTTGCCTCGGAGAGCTACCCGCGGATCCTCGGCGAGGTTGTCGCTGAGGCCGGATGCACCCAGCTGCGCATTGCCGAAACCGAAAAATACGCCCACGTCACCTTCTTCTTCAACGGCGGCAGCGAGGTCCCCTTCCCCGGCGAAGAGCGGATGCTCATCCCCTCCCCCCAGGAGGTCTCGACCTACGACCAGAAACCGGAGATGAGCGCCCCCGCCGTCACCGACGAAGTCGTCCGACGCGTCGCTTCGGGGAGCTACGACCTGATCGTTCTCAACTTCGCCAATCCCGACATGGTCGGCCATACCGGCGTCTTCCCGGCGGCCCTGGCCGCCATGGCGACGGTGGACGCCTGCGTCGCCCGGGTGGTCGACGCCGTGCTCAAGGCCGGAGGCCGACTCCTGATCACCTCCGACCACGGCAACTGCGAACAGATGGCCGATGCCGAAGGGGAGCCCCACACCGCCCACACCGCCAATCCCGTTCCGCTGATCCTCGTCGATCCCCGGCGCCGGGGGACCCGTCTGCGGTCGGGGATTCTTGCCGACATCGCCCCGACGATCCTCGAACTGATGGGGCTCGACAAACCGGCGGAGATGACCGGGCGGAGCCTGCTGCACGACTGA
- a CDS encoding glutamate-5-semialdehyde dehydrogenase has product MSIRAEMLQVAREAKAASLILATLSSAVKNQLLERMADALEKNTEPLIAANELDLAAARKRDIAPAMLDRLMLDEGRIGGMAAGLREVALLSDPVGEVTGMWRRPNGIQVGRMRIPLGVIGIIYESRPNVTADAAALCLKSGNAVILRGGSEAFHSNSAIGEILRRELRALGLPEGALQVITTTDRNAVTELLKLEEEIDLIIPRGGESLIRFVSEHSRIPVIKHYKGVCHTFVDASADFEMAERICINAKVQRPGVCNAMETLLIHKDIAETFVPRIAEIMRGQGVELRGCPITREFAENVKEATEEDWGTEYLDLILAVKVVDDLSEAIAHIQRYASLHTEVIVTSDYGNAQRFIREINSSVVMVNASSRFSDGNQLGLGAEIGISTSKLHSFGPMGLEDLTTRKFVVFGDGQIRS; this is encoded by the coding sequence ATGTCCATTCGCGCCGAAATGCTCCAGGTCGCCCGGGAGGCCAAAGCCGCCTCCCTGATCCTGGCCACCCTCTCCTCCGCCGTCAAAAACCAGCTCCTCGAACGCATGGCCGACGCCCTGGAGAAGAACACCGAACCCCTGATCGCCGCCAACGAGCTGGACCTGGCCGCCGCCCGGAAAAGGGACATCGCCCCGGCGATGCTCGACCGTCTGATGCTCGACGAAGGGCGGATTGGCGGAATGGCCGCCGGGCTGCGCGAGGTCGCCCTCCTTTCCGACCCCGTCGGCGAAGTCACCGGCATGTGGCGCCGCCCCAACGGCATTCAGGTGGGTCGGATGCGCATCCCTCTCGGGGTCATCGGCATCATCTACGAGTCGCGCCCCAACGTCACCGCCGACGCCGCCGCTCTCTGCCTGAAGAGCGGCAACGCCGTCATTCTCCGCGGCGGCTCCGAGGCCTTTCATTCCAATTCCGCCATCGGCGAAATCCTCCGCCGGGAACTCCGCGCCCTGGGGCTCCCCGAGGGGGCGTTGCAGGTCATCACCACCACCGACCGCAATGCGGTGACCGAACTCCTCAAACTCGAGGAGGAAATCGACCTCATCATCCCCCGCGGCGGCGAGAGCCTGATCCGATTCGTCAGCGAGCATTCGCGGATTCCGGTCATCAAGCACTACAAGGGGGTCTGTCACACCTTCGTCGACGCCAGCGCCGATTTCGAAATGGCCGAGCGGATCTGCATCAACGCCAAGGTCCAGCGCCCCGGGGTCTGCAACGCCATGGAGACCCTCCTGATTCACAAGGACATCGCCGAAACCTTTGTCCCCCGCATCGCCGAAATCATGCGCGGACAGGGGGTGGAGCTGCGGGGGTGCCCCATCACCCGCGAATTCGCCGAAAACGTCAAGGAAGCGACGGAGGAGGACTGGGGGACCGAGTACCTCGACCTGATCCTGGCCGTCAAGGTGGTGGACGATCTCAGTGAGGCGATCGCCCACATCCAGCGCTACGCCTCGCTGCATACCGAGGTGATCGTCACCTCCGACTACGGCAACGCCCAGCGCTTCATCCGCGAGATCAACTCGAGCGTCGTCATGGTCAACGCCTCCTCGCGCTTCTCCGACGGCAACCAGCTCGGCCTCGGCGCCGAGATCGGCATTTCCACCTCCAAGCTCCACTCCTTCGGCCCCATGGGGCTCGAGGATCTGACCACGCGCAAGTTCGTGGTTTTTGGCGACGGGCAGATCCGCTCCTGA
- a CDS encoding 23S rRNA (pseudouridine(1915)-N(3))-methyltransferase RlmH: MKLRLLCVGKLSEPWLKAGASEYQERIGRYLPLTLSELREEKGGGKKPDARYIQEQEGARILDRIPPGAFVIVLDEGGSPFTSEKVAGLLEHHMVQGTAELVMVIGGAYGLSAGVKKRADLLLSLSALTLTHQMARLFLLEQIYRGFTIVRNEPYHNR; the protein is encoded by the coding sequence TTGAAGCTGCGGCTCCTCTGCGTCGGCAAACTCTCCGAGCCCTGGCTGAAAGCCGGGGCGAGCGAATACCAGGAGCGCATCGGCCGCTACCTCCCCCTGACCCTCAGCGAACTGCGGGAGGAAAAGGGGGGGGGCAAAAAGCCCGATGCCCGCTACATCCAGGAACAGGAAGGGGCGCGGATCCTCGACAGGATCCCGCCCGGCGCCTTTGTCATCGTACTTGACGAAGGGGGGAGTCCCTTCACTTCGGAGAAAGTGGCCGGACTCCTCGAACACCACATGGTTCAGGGGACGGCGGAACTCGTGATGGTCATTGGCGGCGCCTACGGCCTCAGTGCCGGGGTGAAGAAGAGAGCCGACCTCCTCCTCTCCCTCTCGGCCCTGACCCTGACCCACCAGATGGCCCGCCTCTTTCTGCTCGAGCAGATCTACCGGGGCTTCACCATCGTGCGCAACGAACCGTACCATAACCGCTGA
- the rsfS gene encoding ribosome silencing factor — translation MLSKDRAILCAAYALEKKALEVRVLEVKGLSTLTDYLLIASGSSDRQVQAVAEAVRAGLKDEHATPPMAVEGMKEGRWILLDYGDVMVHIFHKPVRDFYDLDGLWSEAPEVEIPEEYHWERKAKAH, via the coding sequence TTGTTATCAAAAGATCGTGCCATTCTGTGCGCAGCCTACGCGCTGGAAAAGAAAGCCTTGGAGGTTCGGGTTCTCGAAGTCAAGGGACTCTCCACCCTCACCGATTATCTGCTCATCGCCTCCGGCAGTTCGGACCGTCAGGTTCAGGCCGTGGCCGAAGCGGTGCGCGCCGGATTGAAGGATGAGCATGCCACCCCCCCCATGGCGGTGGAAGGGATGAAGGAGGGGCGCTGGATTCTCCTTGATTACGGCGATGTCATGGTTCATATCTTCCACAAACCGGTCCGGGATTTTTACGACCTCGACGGTCTGTGGAGCGAAGCGCCCGAAGTCGAGATCCCCGAGGAATACCACTGGGAGCGCAAGGCCAAGGCCCATTGA